In the Streptomyces sp. NBC_00193 genome, AGGAGGACATCGAGGTGGTGGCCGAGGTCGGGGACGGGGCGGCGGCGGTCGCGGCGGTACGGTCCCTCGCGCCCGACGTGGCGCTGCTGGACATCCGGATGCCGGTGCTGGACGGGATCGAGGCGTGCCGGGAGATATCGGGGACGAGCGCCTGCCGGACGGTGATGCTGACGACCTTCGACTCGGACGAGTACGTGTACGAGGCGCTGCACGCGGGGGCCAGCGGGTTCCTGCTCAAGGACGTGCGGCGGGACGATCTGGTGCACGCCGTACGGGTGGTGGCGGCGGGCGAGTCCCTGCTGGCGCCTTCGGTGGCCCGGCGGCTGATCGCGGAGTACACGGCGGCGACGGCCCGGCCGGCGGCCGCGGAGGCGCTGTCCGCGCAGCGGTTGGAGGTGCTGACGGCTCGGGAGCGGGAGACGCTGCTGCACCTGGGGCGGGGACTGTCGAACGCGGAGCTCGCGGTGGAGCTGATGGTGAGCGAGCACACGGTCAAATCGCATGTGGGCAACGTGCTGTCGAAGCTGGGGCTGCGGGACCGGATCCAGGCGGTGATCTGCGCGTACGAGACGGGCCTGATCGCGGCTGGCTCTCCGGTATCTCCCTCTGGGGAGTGAGACGAGGGGGATCTCCTCGCTCTCGGTGGTGAGTTGTCGTACCGGCAAAGACCCCTCTCGCTGGTGATCCGCAACTACCCCTGTGACCAGCAGCATTGAGGTCATCGGGGCGGAAGTCGCCCGGAGAGCCGACAGGGGGATCCCACCATGAACCGAACGACCCGCACACTGATCGCCACCGCCCTGGTCCTGGGCGTCGCGGCCGGCCCGGCCGCCGCCGCACAGGCCGGACCGGCGGGGGCCCCGGTCTCGTCCTCGGCCTCGGCGCAGAAGCCCGCGCCGCTGATCTCGACCCCGCCG is a window encoding:
- a CDS encoding response regulator transcription factor, translated to MTIRVVVADDQELVRSGFAMILDVQEDIEVVAEVGDGAAAVAAVRSLAPDVALLDIRMPVLDGIEACREISGTSACRTVMLTTFDSDEYVYEALHAGASGFLLKDVRRDDLVHAVRVVAAGESLLAPSVARRLIAEYTAATARPAAAEALSAQRLEVLTARERETLLHLGRGLSNAELAVELMVSEHTVKSHVGNVLSKLGLRDRIQAVICAYETGLIAAGSPVSPSGE